ATATACTAACTCAGTATATGAtcttctcaggtgataaaggaacggagaagactcagtaacattagaccactgagttcttgctagtaatcggtgagtgggaccatCCTTATGGTATTGGTAtttagtaacaagtgtagttacCACCCGCTATTATGCTATtaaagattatgataatctatATATGCATGTTGATTACTGTTTTAATTATAAGTAGTAGGTGATACTGCTGTGAATAGGTTGCCCGATTAGATTGAATCTATAGCATGCCTGATTGGGGTACCCTGTggttattagtgatgttacctaccatgaggttgtaggtggtttatgtgcacatgtgagaactgtccgtgtatagaagggacagaagaggtcaaccgtgtatagaagggttgggctcaTTGGTTATTGTAATGACAGTATATTTCAATTGACGTATGTACACGTCAGGAGAGGTATACTGTGTGACAATAATGAGGGCTATCGGTACAGCTCTAAGgtgatcagctagtagttgtaaacctggcagggtcaacgatcctcttgtatttatagccgttagtgctatgtatagccgttagtgctatgagagtgaatagctgtgtagagctattgatagTTAGTGAATAGCTttgtagagctattgataccctTATTGTATGGCTATGTAAGGCTATGTTAGTGTAGTGCCTGTAGTGCCTTTAGTGAATAGCTTGTTGATGCTATTGCTGCTCTGATTGTTAGCCTAGCTCTGTATGATACAGATGTGTAATGCTCTATTATATGATAGCTATGTAACGCTATGTCCACATGACCATGACTAGATGCATGATCCCaaaagctaggcttggtacttgatagtaatatctgttgagatatctcattcacttagcgttgtgctaatcccccacattttctcccctgcaggtTATATTGTTTTAAATGCTAGGGACGGGAGAAAATAGTCGTGCttgggttatgtttgacacactgaagaactctgatgtttaatataactatgtataactgttttgaaaagtaacaccagttgtattgtaatatataaatgttatatgctTTAAATACTTCAGCTGTGATTAAAAAAAAGTATGGTGTTACAGCGAAGCTTTGAAAAGATAAGCAGTACCCCCTAGCTGTGTAAGTTGAACACAAAACCATGAAAATGTGGGGGTGTCTTGCATTTTGATATCAAGACGAATCAGGATAAATGATTAACTAGAAGGCTAAATGTAAGCATCTAGTTCATGTTAAAATTTTAGATCTTTTGAGCCAATGATGGTAATTAAGATTGACATAGTCAATATAATTACAAGAGAACAACTAATCTCTTTGTTAGTTATCTTAGTTAACTTTGTAGAGTTAAATGATAACAATTCGATTTCGACAACCATGAGGTTGAGAAGAGATTATGTTGTGGAATGAGACTAAAGCCCTTGAAATGATAGTTTATAAGGAAATCTAACCCAGTTGACTGGAGATCTCAAGATCTgggttcaataggacaacctaatTGTATAAACTGAGCGTGGTCACTGTGGAGGAGTTCATAAACCTCTAAAATCAATTGAGGGAGTTATTCAACTTCGAAGTCCATTCCAATAAATAACAATGACAGTATATGAGGATAAGCTTTTAACTTTTAATGATTTTTAAAGATATAACCTCAAGGCGAGTAAAGGTCTTTAAaaaatcacctatgtgagagagaagtggggtcgcttcgaagggaATTAAAGGGCCATAATTCCTAATAGCTCTTGCAGAACCAGGCAAGTGTTCCAGAACCATAATGGACACAACTATGAGGACTTGACAATGTCTAGGAGAATCTTATGTGAAGTGTATTGTCGTCTACACAAATAGCATATCAGTTCAAAGACATCATGTCTACTGTGAGCTAGGAGACTAAGTGCATTTCATAAAGAAAGGTTCAAGGACACCTACCTATTCTATGCAGGGTTCAACTGTTGAAAATTTTGTTGGAATTTTTGTGCTTTGAGAGATCGTTTTCTATTCAAAAGATCCAGGAGAGATTAAGTTTTTCATTAACTTTGGATATAATGGTTATGTAGTCCATGACCAAGACTTCATAACAATTTATTATATCTCCAAAGTGTAGATTGTGAAGAATGAGATATCGTGGCTCAAAGAGATGTAAACGGTTAGCAAAGGTGAATGGGATATCATGTGGTTGATATTGTGCTGATTATCAATTTCATTCATGTGGGAGATTGTTGGAAAATATTGAATGATGAATGAAATGATATTGAAACATTTTAAAAAACTAATGGTGTTTAGTTGATTATTAATTTCATCATTTATTTCATATTAGTCCATCCATTTTATATATGACTCTATTTGTTGGGAAATCATATATGAGAGGTCACCTAGCTaagtaaacatatacatatatacgtaatGTATTGAGAAAACACATCTACAAAACATAGAACGCATAGGTTCATGATGGCTCCAACGAAATTTTCAGGCATGGTGGTCACATCTGGCAGTGCAACTGTTTTAACCGTTGTGCCCTGGGAAACAGACGACGTGTAGACGGCGAATCTGTTTTAAGGGAACCGTGTTAAACACGGGCCTCAGTTTCTCTTCCTGAGATGAAACATATCCTTTTGATTATACATTTTTCAAGGCATGGTGGTTACGTCCGGCAATGCAACTGCTTTAACCGTTGTACCCTGGGAAATAGACGACGTGTAAACGTCGAATTTGTTTTAAGGGAACCGTGTTAAACAAGGGCCTCGGTTTCTCTTCGTGAGATGAAACATATCCTTTTGATTATACATTTTTCAAGGTATGTGTAATTCATTATATttgatttatataatatataatatatattttcgcGTAATATATTTCTTACAATTAGTTGTTGAAGGTGTACTCACCATTATAAACGTATatgtttttttcttttgtttttgccaGTTACATAAAGAATGCATATATATAGGGCTGAGGTACCTGAGTAAATGACATAATATAGAAGTTTAACTTTGCATCTGCAGATCATGCTGATGTTGGTGAGTCTTGATATAAAAAATCTTTATATCTAAAACATCTTGAAGTAGGTACAAATTCAACTCATATTTGATATTACATcttgtattattatttaaaatagctATCTTATACTGACGTAATTTTATCTTTCGTTCAAGTTGTCTATTACAATTTCCATAAAGCTTCACATTTAgttattttatttaaactatatttgtTTTTTTAAGTGTCATGAAGCAAGTACATGAAATTTGATGACAATGACTATGAACAATTGTTTGTTGcattataattgtatttattaataacaTTTACAATAGTAATATTTTCTACACATTTGCTTACAATACAATTATTATAAAAAATGAACTATTTTGTGAATATATCATACAACTAATCAATATCAATATTACAGAGTAATATTATAGAATGTTATTTTTTAGAATTGTCGTATAACACACGagtttataaaattggttttttttttaaacataagatACACTCATACCTACTAATTAATTAGACTATCATTAACAGGTGCGTGATGGGCTAAAATGATAGTAGCATATATCACGCCACCAAAAATGCTAGAAACGCAGCTTGATGCAAAATTTGTCACCGAAAGTCTTTTGAGCGTGAAACACATTTCAACCAATCACAAATCTTAAATAATTTAACATAAACAAATTATAATGAAAAACCTCAtcaaaaattaaaaatattgaCGTCCGTCCCATCATCACACTCCATTGATCATTGCTACTACAAAAGTTTAGGGGTTGATCCGTACACCACTTCaaatttgccatacaccaccaaattaattatttagacatttttaccctttcttttacactatcaaatttgtcatacaccaccaaatgaagggtataaatgtctaaataatttatttggtggtgtatggcaaatttgaggtggtgtacgaatcaattCCCCAAAAGTTTACTTCATCACATCACCACTATACAATAAAAATGGTCttaaatacttaatattattatacgGTTGAAAGCTCAAGTATCTATACAGCGTGTATATAAACTTTCACGTTAGGTACAACGTCCTAAAGCATGAGTAATCACAAAGGGACAAAACCAAACAAAACTTTGTATATATGTGATATATACAAAATACAGCTAATTACAAAGATTTCTTTTAAATTAATATAATCTTGTTCCTTAATTTCCCACCTTCATTTTCTGGATCCCATCTTCAATTTTCTTCAAAATTGTATAAACAAGCTAGCTAGAACCCAAAATCTGATCAGCTTTTTGAGTCTTCAACTCAAACATTGAAGTAAACCAATTAATAAAATCTTGTAAATACATAGCTGTTTAAAGTTGACGATGAATCAACCCATAAACCATTATAATCGCCATGATCAATGATTGATCAATCTCGGGTTCTACCGTTAAAGTTGAAACGTCATTACCAAGATCGATCCCTGAATTCGTTTGCTTTCGTTTTACTTCGGCAACCATGGCACAATCTTGATCAAGATTCACAATCTTGAACCCTACACCACTTTTAACTATCTTGTAACCTTTTTGATGTACACCTAAATCTACATGAATCTTTTGACGTTTTCTTGTAACACGAAACCATCTTTGTTTCTTAGAAAATTCCCATTTAAATCCGTCCCAACAACCAAAAAGGTTTAGCTTCTGCAATGAAAATAaagaaatatcattatcattattagacgGCGCTGTAACCAAAAAGATGGGtgttaaaaatgcataatattgtCATCATGTGTGTATTATAAAGTTGATACCTTTCGTTGAATTGAGAAAAGAACGTTTCCTTGAACATCCATTAGGTAGACTTGTGAGCTACATTTTTTGTCATAGTTATCAACTCGATAAACAATTTCGCCATTAGAGTTGTAAGCAGTGCACCCATGACTATTGTACACTAGAGACTTCATCCATATTGTGAAGCATTCTTGCTTTGAACTCACATATGGAGatgatgttggtgatgatgatgatgatgatgatgataatgatgatgttgttcgAGGATAAACCTTAGCCATTGAAAGGATGAAAGGAAGTTATGTTGGAAGATGAAAGAgggtttatatatacatacacacatgtgCTTAGAAAAGCAACCACCCATTATATTTTTGGGACATACTTTTTCTGTTACCTAATAGAAATAATTTGTTCTATATAAGACGTTAATGTTTTTTTATACTATTTTATACAAATCTTCACCCTTTTAATATTACTATAATAGGCTATAAACAAAGGggagtgattcgtacaccacctatttttagccgtacaccaccaaacatgctttacagGTTTGTACAGTACAACAATGTAAAGCATGTTTGATGGTGTATGACTAAAaataggtggtgtacgaatcatcacccaTAAACAAAGGTATCTCCCATACTATGACTTATCCTGACCAAACACTTGATATGACTCTTGTATTATTAATTTCTTATTTTTTTTAGTTAAAACACATTTTTGATatcatggttatatatatatatatatatatatatatatatatatatatatatatatatatatatatatatatatatatatattgttataattttgtaggcttacaacttcctttagtggcctggttcttgactgtagactactaataagtatatagagagaatatgagagaagtgtgtgttttatatatgtttttggTGTACACCTTATGTgctcataacacacatatatatactaaaaaaaactactatacaatgtttataataataataaaattagcatccatgacttttataacactcccccttggatgacaattttattatagaATAACTAGTAcagcctcgttaaaaaccttgctaaagaaaacccattgggataaaactttagctaaggaaaaaagagtgcagcatagagttgactcgccctcaagtaggcaactcctgaattgttacatcttctgaacatgtctcatgccaatattatgaacgtgtgttctgaaaatagcagttggaagtgctttggtgaaaaggtcggcagagtttttgctggactgaacatatctcatttcaatcacgttgtccttaatgagattttgagtgtatgagaagaatctaggatgtatgtgttttgttcggtcacttttgatatacccttctttcatctgtgctatgcaagctgcattatcttcatatatagttgttg
This genomic window from Rutidosis leptorrhynchoides isolate AG116_Rl617_1_P2 chromosome 2, CSIRO_AGI_Rlap_v1, whole genome shotgun sequence contains:
- the LOC139888519 gene encoding protein LURP-one-related 11-like, coding for MAKVYPRTTSSLSSSSSSSSPTSSPYVSSKQECFTIWMKSLVYNSHGCTAYNSNGEIVYRVDNYDKKCSSQVYLMDVQGNVLFSIQRKKLNLFGCWDGFKWEFSKKQRWFRVTRKRQKIHVDLGVHQKGYKIVKSGVGFKIVNLDQDCAMVAEVKRKQTNSGIDLGNDVSTLTVEPEIDQSLIMAIIMVYGLIHRQL